A genomic segment from Bosea sp. OAE506 encodes:
- a CDS encoding SMP-30/gluconolactonase/LRE family protein: MFGILEGTGSTVLDPRFHRVIPGSARVERLWTGSRWAEGPAWFRAHNTLVFSDIPNDRMMRFDAMSGQTSVFRQPARNSNGNTVDAEGRLVTCEHGGRQVTRTEPDGSTTVLASHWRGKRLNSPNDVVVKSDGSIWFTDPDYGILSDYEGNKAESEIGACNVYRIDGASGALTIVADDFVKPNGLAFSPDERILYIADTGASHDPVHGPRHIRACEVCADGTRLTGSHVFATCTAGLFDGFRLDIEGRIWTSAADGVHIYDPDGTLIGKIAIPEVVANVCWGGPRLNRLFICGTSSLYAVMTNTNGAVWPGDR, encoded by the coding sequence ATGTTCGGCATTCTCGAAGGCACGGGCTCGACCGTGCTCGATCCCCGCTTCCACCGCGTCATCCCCGGCTCGGCGCGTGTCGAGCGGCTTTGGACCGGCTCGCGCTGGGCGGAGGGGCCGGCCTGGTTCCGGGCGCACAACACGCTGGTCTTCTCCGACATCCCCAACGACCGGATGATGCGCTTCGACGCGATGAGTGGGCAGACGAGCGTGTTCCGGCAGCCGGCGCGCAACAGCAACGGCAACACGGTCGACGCCGAAGGCCGGCTCGTCACCTGCGAGCATGGCGGGCGGCAGGTGACGCGCACCGAGCCTGACGGTTCGACGACCGTTCTCGCCAGCCATTGGCGGGGAAAGCGGCTGAACTCGCCCAACGATGTCGTGGTCAAGTCGGACGGGTCGATCTGGTTCACCGACCCCGATTACGGCATCCTCAGCGACTATGAGGGCAACAAGGCCGAGAGCGAGATCGGCGCTTGCAACGTCTACCGGATCGACGGAGCAAGCGGGGCGCTGACCATCGTCGCGGATGATTTCGTCAAGCCGAACGGGCTGGCCTTCTCGCCCGACGAGCGCATCCTCTACATCGCCGACACCGGCGCCAGCCACGATCCGGTCCATGGGCCGCGCCATATCCGCGCCTGCGAGGTCTGTGCCGACGGCACGCGTCTGACCGGCTCGCACGTCTTCGCCACCTGCACGGCCGGCCTGTTCGACGGCTTCCGGCTCGATATCGAGGGCCGGATCTGGACCAGCGCCGCCGACGGCGTGCACATCTACGACCCGGATGGGACGCTGATCGGCAAGATCGCGATCCCCGAGGTCGTCGCCAATGTCTGCTGGGGCGGGCCGCGGCTCAACCGCCTGTTCATCTGCGGCACCAGCTCGCTCTATGCCGTGATGACCAACACGAACGGGGCCGTATGGCCCGGCGACCGCTGA
- a CDS encoding ABC transporter substrate-binding protein yields the protein MLKRLALSAAIALSLASGARAESVVRYGISLADIPLTSGQPDRGAGAYKFTGYTIYDPLVAWEMDVADRPGKLMPGLATEWKVDPSDQKKWLFTLRDGVKFHDGSALDAAAVVWNLDKVLDEKAPHYDRRQAAQVKPRLPSVASYRVVDAKTVEITTKAVDSFFPYQMLWFLVSSPAQYEKVGKDWDKFAMTPSGTGPFKLDKFVPRERAELVKNADYWDKKRLAKVDRLILLPMPEVLARTNALITGQVDMIETPAPDTVPQLKSAKMRIVENVTPHVWNYHLSVAPGSPWADVRLRKALNLAIDREGIVALLNGLARPAIGQVDPTSPWFGKPTFQIKYDPEAAKKLLAEAGYSKQKPLKTTFVIAQGGSGQMQSLPMNEFIQQNLKDVGIEIGFKVVELEVLYTRWRKGAKDEMNADVSSNNIAYVTSDPLYAIIRFFHSSQVAPVGVNWGTWSSPAVDALLDEAAKSFDVAKQDELLAKAHSLIVDDAVLGWVVHDTNPHALSPKVKKFVLAQHWFQDLTTIGVD from the coding sequence ATGTTGAAACGATTGGCATTGTCGGCCGCCATCGCCCTTTCGCTCGCCAGCGGCGCACGGGCCGAATCCGTGGTGCGTTACGGCATTTCGCTCGCCGACATCCCGCTGACCTCGGGCCAGCCCGATCGCGGCGCGGGCGCCTACAAATTCACCGGCTACACCATCTACGACCCGCTCGTGGCCTGGGAGATGGATGTCGCCGACCGGCCCGGAAAGCTGATGCCGGGGCTAGCCACCGAGTGGAAGGTCGATCCGAGCGACCAAAAGAAGTGGCTGTTCACCCTGCGCGACGGCGTCAAGTTCCATGACGGCTCGGCGCTGGACGCCGCCGCCGTGGTCTGGAACCTCGACAAGGTGCTGGATGAGAAGGCGCCGCATTACGACCGCCGCCAGGCCGCGCAGGTGAAGCCGCGGCTGCCGTCGGTGGCGAGCTACCGCGTCGTCGACGCCAAGACGGTCGAGATCACCACCAAGGCGGTCGATTCCTTCTTCCCCTACCAGATGCTCTGGTTCCTGGTGTCCTCGCCCGCGCAATACGAGAAGGTCGGCAAGGACTGGGACAAGTTCGCGATGACGCCCTCGGGCACCGGCCCGTTCAAGCTCGACAAGTTCGTGCCGCGCGAGCGCGCCGAACTGGTCAAGAACGCGGACTACTGGGACAAGAAGCGCCTCGCCAAGGTCGACCGGCTGATCCTGCTGCCGATGCCGGAGGTTCTCGCGCGCACCAACGCGCTGATCACCGGCCAGGTCGACATGATCGAGACGCCGGCGCCCGATACCGTGCCGCAGCTGAAGTCGGCCAAGATGCGGATCGTCGAGAACGTCACGCCGCATGTCTGGAACTACCATCTGTCGGTGGCGCCGGGCTCGCCCTGGGCCGATGTGCGGCTGCGCAAGGCGCTCAACCTCGCCATCGACCGCGAGGGCATCGTCGCCCTGCTGAACGGGCTCGCGCGCCCGGCGATCGGGCAGGTCGACCCGACCAGCCCCTGGTTCGGCAAGCCCACCTTCCAGATCAAGTACGATCCGGAGGCCGCCAAGAAGCTGCTCGCCGAGGCCGGCTATTCCAAGCAGAAGCCGCTCAAGACCACCTTCGTCATCGCCCAGGGCGGTTCGGGCCAGATGCAGTCGCTGCCGATGAACGAGTTCATCCAGCAGAACCTCAAGGATGTCGGCATCGAGATCGGGTTCAAGGTCGTCGAGCTCGAGGTGCTCTACACGCGCTGGCGCAAGGGCGCGAAGGACGAGATGAACGCCGACGTCTCCTCCAACAACATCGCCTATGTTACGTCGGACCCGCTCTACGCGATCATCCGCTTCTTCCATTCCAGCCAGGTCGCGCCCGTCGGCGTGAACTGGGGGACGTGGTCGAGCCCGGCGGTGGACGCCCTGCTCGACGAGGCTGCCAAGAGCTTCGACGTCGCCAAGCAGGACGAGCTGCTCGCCAAGGCGCACAGCCTGATCGTCGACGACGCGGTGCTCGGCTGGGTCGTGCACGACACCAACCCGCATGCGCTCTCGCCGAAGGTGAAGAAGTTCGTGCTGGCCCAGCACTGGTTCCAGGACCTGACGACGATCGGCGTCGACTGA
- a CDS encoding AbrB family transcriptional regulator, whose protein sequence is MAQPGHSSTTLTVLSREAVVIAIAAIGGALFSLLGAPAAWLSGAMILSALVAFVRPLPTLRRSWFDSTVLLSGTIIGASATPEALAAAVRYPASLIVLLFAMAGIMAATGAYLRYVARWTWLDALLAAAPGALATVLAVAQSKGANIGRISVVQLFRLLVLVALLPSLMQLTGLHPDVPAPPAKILDAWTMLLLLLAGFGVGLVLDRIGVAAPMMFGATLASAVAHGTGLVEGSLPPAVQIAVLVMLGSTMGGRIGGIPRRELLGLFPLAAGGLLVSLGVAFAFAWPAALLAGVSYADSMTAFAPGGLEAMAMLAFAMGLDTLYVGSHHLMRFLIIGFAMPFLLDRVGNRPPER, encoded by the coding sequence ATGGCGCAACCGGGGCATTCTTCGACGACGCTGACGGTCCTGTCCCGCGAAGCGGTCGTCATCGCCATCGCCGCCATCGGCGGGGCGCTGTTTTCGCTTCTGGGGGCACCGGCCGCCTGGTTGTCCGGCGCCATGATCCTGAGTGCGCTGGTTGCGTTCGTGCGACCCCTGCCGACGCTGCGCCGCTCCTGGTTCGATTCCACCGTGCTGCTCTCGGGCACGATCATCGGCGCGTCCGCCACCCCGGAAGCGCTGGCCGCAGCCGTGCGCTATCCGGCCTCCCTGATCGTCCTGCTCTTCGCCATGGCCGGCATCATGGCCGCCACCGGCGCCTATCTGCGCTATGTCGCCCGCTGGACCTGGCTGGATGCGCTGCTTGCGGCGGCGCCCGGCGCCCTGGCGACGGTGCTGGCGGTGGCCCAGTCGAAAGGCGCCAATATCGGCCGCATCTCGGTGGTCCAGCTGTTTCGCCTGCTCGTTCTGGTCGCGCTGCTGCCCAGCCTGATGCAGTTGACGGGACTTCATCCCGACGTTCCGGCGCCGCCGGCGAAGATCCTCGATGCCTGGACGATGCTGCTGCTGCTGCTCGCCGGATTCGGCGTCGGGCTCGTGCTCGACCGCATTGGCGTCGCAGCACCGATGATGTTCGGCGCGACGCTCGCCAGCGCCGTGGCGCATGGCACCGGCCTCGTCGAGGGCAGCCTGCCGCCGGCGGTGCAGATCGCGGTTCTGGTGATGCTCGGTTCGACGATGGGCGGACGCATCGGCGGCATTCCGCGGCGCGAGCTTTTGGGCCTGTTTCCGCTGGCCGCGGGCGGGTTGCTCGTCTCGCTCGGCGTCGCCTTCGCCTTCGCCTGGCCGGCGGCGCTGCTCGCCGGCGTGTCCTATGCCGATTCGATGACCGCCTTCGCTCCCGGCGGGCTGGAGGCCATGGCGATGCTCGCCTTCGCGATGGGGCTCGACACGCTCTATGTCGGGTCCCACCACCTGATGCGCTTCCTGATCATCGGCTTCGCGATGCCGTTCCTGCTCGACCGGGTCGGCAACCGCCCGCCGGAGCGCTGA
- a CDS encoding pyridoxal phosphate-dependent aminotransferase, translating to MSTVTPAGASLLSSLRPEARHAPESGIVEVVNHGRMKEGLIPLWVGEGDLPTPDFIARAANASLAAGETFYTWQRGIPDLREALARYHTALYGRPFSMDSFFITGSGMQAVQIVVRMVTGPGDEVVIPTPAWPNVGAAIGVAGAIPVNVPMDYVQGRFSLDLGRLAAAITPKTRAIAINSPANPTGWTATKDELAAILALARRHGLWIIADEIYARFVYDGSARAASFHDVMDPEDRVLFVQTFSKNWAMTGWRIGWIEAPPAFGQVIENLIQYATSGSPVFVQRAAIAALDEGEPFVAEQIARATEGRRIIAEGLKATNRVTLSPPDGALYQFFSVDGWEDSRALAIDLVDRANVGLAPGTAFGPGGETGLRLCFARKASDLVETVARLQRALAG from the coding sequence ATGTCGACCGTCACGCCTGCGGGCGCCAGCCTGCTGTCGTCGCTGCGCCCCGAGGCGCGCCATGCTCCCGAAAGCGGCATCGTCGAGGTCGTCAACCACGGCCGGATGAAGGAAGGGCTGATCCCGCTCTGGGTCGGCGAGGGCGACCTGCCGACGCCGGACTTCATCGCCCGGGCAGCCAACGCCTCGCTGGCGGCCGGAGAAACCTTCTACACCTGGCAGCGCGGCATCCCCGATCTGCGTGAGGCCTTGGCGCGCTATCACACGGCGCTCTATGGCCGGCCCTTCTCGATGGATTCCTTCTTTATCACCGGCTCGGGCATGCAGGCGGTACAGATCGTCGTGCGGATGGTCACCGGCCCCGGCGACGAGGTCGTCATTCCCACGCCGGCCTGGCCGAATGTCGGCGCCGCGATCGGCGTTGCGGGAGCGATCCCGGTCAATGTGCCGATGGACTATGTCCAGGGCCGCTTCTCGCTCGATCTTGGCCGGCTGGCCGCCGCCATCACCCCGAAGACGCGCGCCATCGCCATCAACTCGCCCGCCAACCCGACCGGGTGGACGGCCACGAAGGACGAACTGGCGGCCATCCTCGCGCTCGCCCGCCGGCATGGCCTCTGGATCATCGCCGACGAGATCTATGCCCGCTTCGTCTATGACGGCTCGGCCCGCGCGGCCTCCTTCCACGACGTGATGGATCCGGAAGACCGCGTCCTGTTCGTCCAGACCTTCTCGAAGAACTGGGCCATGACGGGCTGGCGCATCGGCTGGATCGAGGCCCCGCCGGCCTTCGGCCAGGTGATCGAGAACCTGATCCAGTATGCGACCTCGGGCTCCCCGGTCTTCGTCCAGCGGGCCGCCATCGCCGCGCTCGACGAGGGCGAGCCCTTCGTCGCCGAGCAGATCGCCCGCGCCACGGAAGGCCGCCGGATCATCGCGGAAGGGCTGAAGGCGACCAATCGGGTCACCTTGTCCCCGCCCGACGGGGCCCTCTACCAGTTCTTCTCGGTGGATGGCTGGGAGGACAGCCGGGCGCTCGCCATCGATCTGGTCGATCGCGCCAATGTCGGTCTCGCGCCCGGAACCGCCTTCGGCCCCGGCGGCGAGACGGGCCTGCGGCTCTGCTTCGCCCGCAAGGCATCGGACCTGGTCGAGACGGTCGCGAGGCTGCAGCGGGCTCTCGCCGGCTGA
- the mscL gene encoding large conductance mechanosensitive channel protein MscL, whose translation MLEEFKKFALKGNVVDLAIGVIIGAAFGRIVDSLVNDIIMPFIGALGGVDFSNYFIGLNSGITATTLAEARKQGAVLAYGNFITIAVNFMIIAFVLFLVVKAINKLQKSQKEEPKAPPAPAEDVVLLGEIRDLLKQKSV comes from the coding sequence ATGCTCGAGGAATTCAAGAAATTCGCGCTGAAGGGGAACGTCGTCGATCTCGCCATCGGCGTGATCATCGGCGCCGCCTTCGGCAGGATCGTCGATTCGCTGGTCAACGACATCATCATGCCGTTCATCGGCGCGCTCGGCGGGGTCGATTTCTCGAACTATTTCATCGGTCTCAACAGCGGCATCACCGCCACGACGCTGGCCGAGGCCCGCAAGCAGGGCGCGGTGCTGGCCTATGGCAACTTCATCACCATCGCCGTGAACTTCATGATCATCGCCTTCGTCCTCTTCCTCGTGGTCAAGGCGATCAACAAGCTGCAGAAGTCGCAGAAGGAGGAGCCCAAGGCGCCCCCCGCACCGGCCGAGGACGTCGTGCTGCTCGGCGAGATCCGCGATCTGCTGAAGCAGAAGAGCGTCTGA